Proteins encoded in a region of the Terriglobales bacterium genome:
- the add gene encoding adenosine deaminase — protein sequence MQLHSLPKIELHLHLDCSLSYQSVSALDPDVTPEKYQRDYVAPKLCTLPEFLERSRRGVALLQTRDALRLVTEDVVHQLAADGVVYAELRFAPLLHLERGLTPEQVVEAIDRTAERMIHETGVEVRLILCTLRHFTEQQSMQTVKLVKRFCGSRVVGLDLAGDEAGFSLHNHVAAFRYAREHSLNYTAHAGEGAGPESVWEVVRLLDSRRIGHGTRSSEDPQLVEHLRRERIHLEMCPAANVQIIASIGSWERHPIDRLYRAGVALNVNTDTRMLTPTTLTREYEGLLQTFGWEAQELLNTNLMAVDAAFVEDNLKQQLRRRLQDAYGKTAVDEASAGVETQTSI from the coding sequence ATGCAGCTACATTCACTGCCGAAGATCGAACTCCATCTTCATCTGGATTGCTCGCTGAGTTACCAGTCCGTTTCCGCGCTGGATCCCGACGTCACTCCTGAGAAGTACCAACGCGATTACGTGGCTCCCAAGCTCTGCACGCTGCCGGAATTTCTTGAGCGCTCCCGCAGGGGCGTCGCGCTGCTGCAAACGCGCGATGCACTTCGGCTTGTAACCGAAGACGTCGTGCACCAACTGGCCGCTGACGGTGTCGTCTATGCCGAACTCCGTTTTGCTCCGCTGCTACACCTGGAGCGTGGGCTGACTCCCGAGCAGGTGGTTGAGGCGATCGACAGGACTGCAGAACGGATGATCCATGAGACTGGGGTGGAAGTGCGGTTGATCCTGTGCACGCTGCGTCACTTCACAGAGCAACAAAGCATGCAGACGGTGAAGCTGGTGAAGAGATTCTGCGGCAGCAGGGTGGTAGGTCTTGATTTGGCGGGCGACGAAGCTGGTTTTTCACTTCACAACCATGTTGCTGCCTTTCGCTACGCCAGAGAACACAGCTTGAATTACACCGCTCACGCTGGCGAGGGAGCCGGGCCAGAGAGCGTTTGGGAAGTCGTGAGGCTGCTCGACAGCCGGCGGATCGGCCATGGTACGCGGAGCAGCGAAGATCCCCAATTGGTCGAGCATTTGCGCCGCGAACGAATTCACCTGGAGATGTGCCCTGCAGCGAATGTGCAAATCATTGCCTCGATTGGAAGCTGGGAGCGGCACCCCATCGATCGCCTGTATAGGGCTGGTGTCGCGCTCAACGTGAACACCGATACTCGCATGCTCACTCCCACCACGCTGACCAGAGAATACGAGGGGCTGCTGCAGACATTTGGCTGGGAAGCGCAGGAATTGCTGAACACGAACTTGATGGCAGTGGACGCCGCGTTTGTCGAAGACAACCTGAAACAACAACTGAGGCGACGACTGCAGGATGCCTATGGCAAAACGGCTGTGGATGAGGCCAGTGCCGGTGTGGAGACCCAAACCAGCATTTAA